A stretch of the Sinorhizobium alkalisoli genome encodes the following:
- a CDS encoding sugar-binding protein, with protein MRKALLLAAAVLALGAGTALAQKKQLVIVVKGLDNPFFEAINQGCQKWNSENQDSEYECFYTGPASTSDEAGEAQIVQDMLSKPDTAAIAISPSNAKLIAQTLKTANPTVPVMTVDADLAPEDSSLRQTYLGTDNYLMGYRIGEYIKKAKPDGGKICTIEGNPGADNILRRAQGMRDALTGQKDLGELKGEGGWTEVAGCPVFTNDDGAKGVQAMTDILAANPDLDAFGIMGGWPLFGAPQPYRDLFRPMADKIANNEFVIGAADTIGEEVAIAKEGLVTALVGQRPFEMGYKAPQVMLDLIAGKPVEDPVYTGLDECTKDTADTCIQK; from the coding sequence ATGAGGAAGGCATTATTGCTTGCCGCAGCGGTCCTTGCGCTTGGCGCGGGAACGGCTCTGGCCCAGAAGAAGCAGCTTGTCATCGTCGTGAAGGGCCTAGACAACCCGTTCTTCGAGGCAATCAACCAAGGCTGTCAGAAGTGGAACAGCGAAAATCAGGATTCCGAATATGAGTGCTTCTACACCGGACCTGCATCGACATCGGACGAAGCGGGCGAAGCGCAAATCGTTCAGGATATGCTGAGCAAACCCGATACGGCCGCGATCGCCATTTCGCCGTCAAATGCCAAGCTGATCGCCCAGACCCTGAAGACCGCCAACCCGACAGTGCCTGTCATGACGGTCGACGCCGACCTCGCCCCCGAGGATTCGTCGCTGCGCCAGACATATCTCGGCACTGATAACTATCTGATGGGCTATCGCATCGGCGAGTATATAAAGAAGGCAAAACCGGACGGCGGCAAGATCTGCACGATCGAAGGCAATCCGGGCGCCGACAACATTCTGCGCCGGGCTCAGGGCATGCGGGATGCCCTCACCGGCCAGAAGGACCTGGGTGAGCTCAAGGGCGAAGGCGGATGGACGGAAGTGGCGGGCTGCCCGGTCTTCACCAATGACGATGGGGCGAAGGGCGTGCAGGCGATGACCGACATACTGGCAGCCAATCCCGACCTGGATGCCTTCGGCATCATGGGTGGATGGCCCCTGTTCGGAGCACCGCAGCCCTACCGCGATCTGTTCAGACCGATGGCCGACAAGATCGCCAACAACGAATTCGTCATCGGTGCGGCCGATACGATCGGTGAAGAGGTCGCCATCGCCAAGGAGGGGCTGGTGACTGCTCTCGTCGGCCAACGGCCGTTCGAAATGGGCTACAAGGCCCCGCAGGTCATGCTGGACCTCATCGCCGGCAAGCCAGTCGAGGATCCGGTCTATACCGGCCTCGACGAATGCACCAAGGACACCGCCGACACCTGCATCCAGAAGTGA
- a CDS encoding ATP-binding cassette domain-containing protein codes for MHVLVLGGWTAVAVLELADISKHFGAIQAVSDVSLTLQPGEVVGLMGDNGAGKSTLVKMIAGNFRPSHGTMRMNGVELVLHRPVEARQHGIEIVYQDLALCDNLTAAANVFLGRELRRGVGPISILDYKAMYRRAGEIFKELKSETRPRDLVKQMSGGQRQAVAIARTMLSEAKIVLMDEPTAAISVRQVAEVLNLIRHLRDSGIAVVLISHRMPDVFAVADRVIVMRRGRKVADKPIAASSPEEVTGLITGALERA; via the coding sequence GTGCACGTTCTGGTTCTGGGAGGCTGGACGGCGGTGGCGGTTCTCGAACTTGCCGATATTTCCAAACACTTCGGCGCTATCCAGGCGGTCAGTGACGTTTCGCTGACGCTTCAGCCGGGCGAAGTCGTGGGGCTGATGGGGGACAACGGCGCGGGGAAGTCCACGCTTGTCAAAATGATCGCCGGCAATTTCCGGCCGAGTCATGGCACGATGCGCATGAATGGTGTCGAACTCGTGCTTCATCGTCCGGTCGAAGCGCGCCAGCACGGAATTGAAATCGTCTACCAGGATCTCGCGCTTTGCGACAACCTCACTGCGGCAGCAAATGTCTTTCTCGGTCGTGAGCTGCGCCGAGGCGTCGGACCAATAAGCATCCTCGATTACAAGGCGATGTATCGTCGCGCCGGCGAAATTTTCAAGGAACTGAAGTCGGAGACCCGGCCGCGCGATCTCGTCAAACAAATGTCCGGTGGGCAGCGGCAGGCCGTGGCGATCGCGCGCACTATGCTCTCGGAGGCCAAGATCGTACTTATGGACGAGCCGACGGCAGCGATTTCCGTCCGGCAGGTCGCCGAAGTACTGAACCTGATCCGCCACCTACGTGACAGCGGCATCGCGGTCGTGCTGATCAGCCATCGCATGCCGGATGTCTTTGCGGTCGCGGACCGCGTCATCGTGATGCGTCGCGGCAGAAAGGTAGCGGATAAGCCGATTGCCGCCAGTTCGCCGGAAGAGGTTACGGGGCTGATCACCGGCGCACTCGAAAGGGCATGA
- a CDS encoding response regulator has product MNPDGKDRVFVVEDEFLVALQIEEDLVAAGYAVIGPFTTLSASIAASRTELFEVATLDLNLRGELGYPLVDELIERHVPVLLLTGYARSDLPEQYRTLPCLTKPFDGTALIRSIRNLLSTQ; this is encoded by the coding sequence ATGAACCCGGACGGCAAAGACCGCGTTTTCGTCGTGGAGGATGAATTTCTCGTCGCATTGCAGATCGAGGAAGATCTCGTCGCCGCCGGTTACGCCGTCATCGGCCCCTTCACAACCCTCAGCGCGTCGATCGCAGCCTCACGAACGGAACTTTTCGAGGTCGCTACACTGGATCTCAATCTGCGCGGCGAACTCGGCTATCCATTGGTCGACGAGTTGATCGAGCGGCATGTGCCGGTTCTGCTGCTGACCGGCTATGCGCGGTCGGATCTGCCGGAGCAATACAGGACGCTGCCGTGCCTGACGAAACCCTTCGATGGCACTGCGCTGATCCGAAGCATCCGGAACCTGCTTTCAACACAATGA
- a CDS encoding family 16 glycosylhydrolase, with amino-acid sequence MSRFVLNAVGKPLYYSGSSTAWFSATGSGPMLYGTAGNDSMWGDSSVNVTMIGGKGDDIYYLYSSINRAYEAPGEGVDTISTWMSYTLPENFENLTVTGDNRFAFGNDLDNIIKGGSSRQTIDGGAGDDVLIGGGGADTFVVARGNGSDLITDFNFDDIVRLDGYGFTSFQQVLANVAQEGMDLRLNLADGESLVFRNTTADQLQANQFRLSLDRSVLTQTFSDDFDTLQLHDGTSGVWDPKFWWAPDKGATLTGNGELQWYINPSYQPTASANPFSVKDGVLTITAKPASEAIQTEIEGYDYTSGMLTTHSSFAQTYGYFEIRADMPDDQGVWPAFWLLPADGSWPPELDIVEMRGQDPNTIIGTVHSNETGSQTSVASAVKVTDTSGFHKYGVLWTEEEIVWYFDDAAIARADTPSDMHDPMYMIVNLAVGGIAGAPNDGLADGSEMKIDYVRAYSLDADWHI; translated from the coding sequence ATGAGCAGATTTGTGCTGAACGCCGTAGGTAAACCGCTCTATTACAGCGGCAGCTCCACGGCATGGTTTTCCGCCACCGGATCCGGCCCCATGCTCTACGGAACGGCTGGCAACGACTCGATGTGGGGCGACAGCTCCGTGAACGTTACGATGATCGGCGGCAAGGGCGACGACATCTATTATCTCTATTCATCGATAAACCGCGCCTATGAGGCTCCGGGTGAGGGCGTCGACACCATCAGCACCTGGATGAGCTACACCTTGCCGGAAAATTTCGAGAACCTCACCGTCACCGGCGACAATCGCTTCGCCTTCGGCAACGACCTGGACAACATCATCAAAGGCGGCTCAAGCCGCCAGACGATCGACGGTGGTGCCGGCGACGACGTCCTGATCGGTGGGGGAGGTGCCGACACCTTCGTCGTCGCCCGCGGGAACGGAAGCGACCTTATCACGGATTTCAACTTCGATGACATCGTCCGCCTAGACGGCTACGGATTTACATCCTTCCAGCAGGTTCTCGCCAACGTGGCCCAGGAGGGGATGGATCTTCGGCTCAATCTCGCAGACGGCGAGAGCCTGGTGTTCAGGAACACCACTGCCGATCAGTTGCAGGCGAACCAATTCCGGTTGAGCCTCGATCGCTCCGTGCTGACGCAGACGTTTTCCGACGACTTCGACACGCTGCAACTGCACGACGGCACGAGCGGCGTCTGGGACCCCAAGTTCTGGTGGGCCCCGGATAAAGGTGCGACGCTTACGGGGAACGGCGAACTGCAATGGTATATCAATCCGAGCTACCAGCCGACGGCGTCCGCCAATCCGTTTTCGGTCAAGGACGGAGTGCTGACGATCACCGCAAAGCCGGCTTCCGAGGCAATCCAGACCGAAATCGAAGGCTACGATTACACGTCGGGCATGCTGACGACGCACTCGTCCTTCGCACAGACCTACGGCTATTTCGAGATCCGGGCCGACATGCCGGATGACCAGGGCGTGTGGCCGGCCTTCTGGCTGCTGCCCGCCGACGGCTCCTGGCCGCCGGAACTCGATATCGTGGAAATGCGCGGGCAGGATCCGAATACCATCATAGGCACCGTCCATTCCAATGAAACCGGCTCCCAGACCAGCGTCGCAAGTGCCGTGAAAGTGACCGACACCAGCGGCTTCCATAAATACGGGGTGCTTTGGACCGAGGAGGAGATCGTCTGGTATTTCGACGACGCAGCGATTGCCCGCGCCGACACACCGTCGGACATGCACGATCCGATGTATATGATCGTCAACCTGGCCGTCGGAGGCATCGCCGGCGCGCCGAACGACGGGCTCGCCGACGGATCCGAAATGAAAATCGATTACGTCAGGGCCTATTCGCTCGACGCTGATTGGCATATCTGA
- a CDS encoding NAD-dependent epimerase/dehydratase family protein has protein sequence MLILVTGATGKVGRHFIAALLDDPRFLDARIRALCHNRLFAEAERVEVARGSIADRASVARALEDVTHVVHLATCKELPDQVMDVTVKGLFWLLEGFRASATASQFILIGGDAGIGHFYYRHQGPITEAAAHRAYPGCYALSKVLEEVMLEQYGIQYGVNGCCLRAPWIMEKDDFKYTLSFGDNVFGGPVWKDLVPEADAKRYAEDGTVPLLRDADGRPLKRNFVHVDDLVSAILAAIDNPRAVRQLFNISMDRPVDYGEVATYLARTRGLRSVEIPSRFHSNWMDNSKAKYLLGWQPGYDLEKLIDSAWQYERTADDRRIVWYPG, from the coding sequence ATGCTGATCCTCGTCACCGGAGCAACTGGCAAGGTCGGGCGGCACTTCATCGCGGCGCTGCTTGACGATCCGCGTTTTCTCGATGCCCGCATCCGTGCGCTCTGCCACAACCGGCTGTTTGCCGAAGCGGAACGCGTCGAGGTGGCACGCGGCTCGATTGCCGACCGCGCTTCAGTCGCGCGAGCTCTGGAAGACGTTACGCATGTCGTGCATCTCGCCACCTGCAAGGAACTCCCCGACCAAGTCATGGACGTGACGGTAAAGGGCTTGTTCTGGCTCCTGGAGGGCTTCCGTGCGAGCGCGACGGCCAGCCAATTCATTCTTATCGGCGGCGACGCCGGCATCGGCCACTTCTACTATCGCCATCAGGGGCCGATCACCGAAGCGGCAGCGCACCGCGCCTATCCGGGCTGCTATGCCCTATCGAAGGTGCTCGAGGAAGTCATGCTCGAGCAATACGGCATCCAATATGGCGTGAACGGCTGCTGCCTGCGCGCGCCATGGATCATGGAGAAGGACGACTTCAAATATACCCTGTCCTTCGGCGACAACGTGTTCGGCGGTCCCGTATGGAAGGACCTCGTTCCCGAGGCAGACGCGAAGCGTTATGCGGAGGACGGCACCGTTCCGCTGCTCCGAGACGCCGACGGCCGGCCGCTTAAGCGCAATTTCGTTCATGTCGATGACCTTGTGTCGGCGATACTCGCGGCGATCGACAATCCCCGTGCGGTGCGCCAACTCTTCAACATCTCTATGGACCGGCCGGTAGATTACGGCGAAGTCGCGACCTATCTTGCCCGCACCCGCGGCCTGCGTTCCGTCGAAATACCGAGCCGGTTCCATTCAAACTGGATGGACAACAGCAAGGCCAAATACCTGCTGGGTTGGCAGCCCGGCTATGATCTCGAAAAGCTCATCGACTCGGCCTGGCAGTACGAGCGCACAGCGGATGATCGACGTATCGTCTGGTATCCGGGTTGA
- the queE gene encoding 7-carboxy-7-deazaguanine synthase QueE, producing the protein MIGTRPTEIRVSEIFGPTIQGEGALIGVPTVFVRTGGCDYRCSWCDSLHAVDSRYRDEWRPMSTEEVWQEVTALSGGTPVMVSLSGGNPAIQPLGDLITCGHAQGYRFALETQGSIARDWFADLDVLVLSPKPPSSGMETDWDAFGACLEASGGRPQTILKIVIFDEADYSYARNAAARYPQLPVYLQPGNHTPPPPEEFDAPIDIEGVTERMRWLVERVTEDRWFEARVLPQLHVLLWGNKRGV; encoded by the coding sequence ATGATCGGCACACGACCGACCGAAATCCGCGTCAGCGAGATCTTCGGGCCAACTATCCAGGGCGAGGGCGCGTTGATCGGAGTGCCGACCGTGTTCGTCAGGACCGGCGGCTGCGATTACCGTTGTTCCTGGTGCGACAGCCTTCACGCCGTCGACAGCCGCTATCGTGACGAGTGGCGCCCTATGTCGACGGAGGAGGTGTGGCAGGAGGTCACGGCGCTTTCCGGCGGCACGCCGGTCATGGTTTCCCTGTCGGGCGGCAACCCGGCAATTCAGCCGCTTGGAGACCTGATCACGTGCGGCCATGCACAGGGATATCGCTTCGCCCTCGAAACGCAAGGCTCGATCGCACGCGACTGGTTCGCCGATCTCGACGTGCTGGTGCTCAGTCCCAAACCGCCATCGAGCGGAATGGAGACGGATTGGGATGCGTTCGGCGCCTGCCTCGAGGCGAGCGGGGGTAGGCCACAGACGATTCTCAAGATCGTGATCTTCGACGAGGCAGATTATTCCTATGCGCGGAATGCCGCAGCACGCTACCCGCAACTGCCCGTTTATCTCCAGCCCGGCAACCACACGCCGCCGCCACCCGAGGAATTCGATGCGCCGATCGACATCGAGGGCGTGACGGAGCGCATGCGCTGGCTGGTCGAGCGCGTCACGGAGGACAGATGGTTCGAGGCGCGCGTTCTTCCGCAGTTGCACGTCCTTCTTTGGGGTAACAAGCGCGGCGTGTAG
- a CDS encoding helix-turn-helix domain-containing protein has protein sequence MSISPTLGEEQVPILLASDIAARVRAAREAVGYSIEDLAVTCGLTSIEISDIESGGDSDPVKLKRVATALQVPISHLLPGEV, from the coding sequence ATGTCCATTTCCCCCACCCTTGGCGAAGAACAGGTCCCGATCTTGCTCGCCAGCGATATTGCCGCCCGCGTGAGGGCCGCCCGTGAGGCAGTCGGCTACAGTATCGAGGACCTTGCCGTCACCTGTGGTCTTACCAGTATCGAGATAAGCGACATCGAAAGCGGGGGCGACAGCGATCCGGTGAAACTGAAGCGCGTTGCGACTGCTCTTCAGGTCCCGATTTCGCATTTGCTGCCAGGCGAGGTGTAG
- the queD gene encoding 6-carboxytetrahydropterin synthase QueD: MFRITKEFHFSASHQLKSLPPEHQCARLHGHNYIVEVELSAETLNEHGFVRDYHELAPLKRYIDEAFDHRHLNDILGHDRVTAECLAQHFFEWCKGRFPETAAVRVSETAKTWAEYRP; the protein is encoded by the coding sequence ATGTTCCGCATCACCAAGGAATTCCATTTCTCCGCCTCGCACCAGCTGAAGAGCCTGCCGCCGGAACATCAATGCGCGCGGCTGCACGGACATAATTACATCGTCGAGGTCGAGCTTTCGGCGGAGACGCTGAACGAGCATGGGTTCGTGCGCGACTATCACGAGCTCGCGCCGTTGAAACGCTATATCGACGAAGCCTTCGACCACCGTCACTTGAATGACATACTCGGCCATGACCGGGTGACTGCCGAGTGCCTGGCGCAGCATTTCTTTGAATGGTGCAAAGGGCGATTTCCGGAAACGGCCGCCGTGCGCGTCAGCGAGACGGCAAAGACCTGGGCGGAATACAGGCCATGA
- a CDS encoding ABC transporter permease encodes MAITLDRAVGQRQQSWLGSILSSQTFWVLIAVIAACIFLSFATDTFATSRNLYNITRNFTFVAIIALGMTLVIITGGIDLSVGSVLCLCSMVLAVTMNAGYSLEVGITVSIGTAMIIGAFNGVLIAYLGFPPFVVTLGMLSIARSLAMVVSNNTVVFQFGPDHDLLLSIGGGAWFFGIANPVIYMIVLAVLTGFVLRWTRFGRYIFAIGGNEHAARLTGVPVNRIKVTVYMISAIAAGVAGIIQTGWLGAVTTNIGAGMELQVIAAAVIGGANLAGGVGTASGALIGAALIEVIRNSLGLLGISAFWQGTFIGGATILAVLFDRIRNLRQSD; translated from the coding sequence ATGGCAATCACCTTGGATCGGGCAGTCGGCCAGAGGCAGCAGTCGTGGCTCGGCTCGATACTGTCGAGTCAGACGTTCTGGGTTCTGATAGCCGTCATCGCAGCCTGCATTTTCCTTTCATTTGCGACCGACACTTTTGCAACATCGCGAAATCTCTACAACATCACCCGGAACTTCACCTTCGTCGCCATCATCGCACTCGGCATGACATTGGTGATCATCACCGGTGGTATCGACCTTTCGGTCGGATCCGTGCTCTGCCTGTGCAGCATGGTGCTCGCCGTCACCATGAATGCGGGCTACAGCCTCGAGGTAGGCATTACCGTCTCCATCGGGACGGCGATGATTATCGGCGCGTTCAACGGCGTATTGATCGCCTATCTCGGGTTCCCACCCTTCGTGGTCACCCTCGGCATGCTGTCCATTGCCCGCAGCCTGGCCATGGTGGTGTCGAACAACACGGTGGTTTTCCAGTTCGGTCCTGATCACGACCTGCTTCTGTCGATCGGGGGCGGGGCCTGGTTCTTCGGTATAGCCAATCCGGTGATCTACATGATCGTTCTGGCCGTGCTCACGGGTTTCGTGCTGCGCTGGACCCGGTTTGGTCGCTATATATTCGCAATAGGCGGAAACGAGCATGCCGCACGGCTGACCGGCGTGCCGGTCAATCGCATCAAGGTGACGGTCTACATGATCTCCGCGATTGCAGCCGGCGTCGCCGGCATCATCCAAACCGGCTGGCTTGGCGCCGTCACGACCAATATCGGCGCCGGCATGGAGCTTCAGGTCATTGCCGCGGCGGTTATCGGCGGCGCCAATCTTGCCGGCGGCGTTGGTACCGCCTCCGGAGCCCTGATCGGCGCCGCGCTGATCGAAGTCATCCGAAACAGCCTTGGCCTGCTCGGAATCAGCGCCTTCTGGCAGGGCACGTTCATTGGCGGCGCGACGATCCTGGCTGTCCTTTTCGACCGGATCCGGAACCTTCGCCAGAGTGACTAG
- a CDS encoding PAS domain S-box protein — translation MSSADILPSCLMADAGVLASPDFRTALDALPVAVYMTDADGYVTYFNRAAVDLAGREPTVGKDRWCVCWKLQRLDGTALPHDQCPMAIALETGRPIWGKELLAVRPNGTTALVLPYPTPTFNEAGVLSGAVNLLVDMTERRSAENDSRYLAAIVESSDDAIVAKDLNGTITSWNLGAERLFGYTADEVVGKSITILMPPGYQDEEPMILSRIRSGERIDHYETLRRRKDGSLVNISLTVSPVRDADGSIIGASKIARDITGHKRATEALAARLREQASLYSLAERQQRAQDIEEVYDASLDAIQSALSCERASILLFDKSETMRFVAWRGLSDQYRQAVDGHSPWAADEKDPEPIYIEDIAVADISQELRRVVEAEGIHALGFIPLVAGGRLIGKFMTYYDLPHAFADSETSVAMTIARQLGFSIQRLRAEEARQRAEEQLRRKEAMERERAAELMAIMQAVPALIWITRSPDCTEIAGNRAAYDLLRRPSGSNLSLSAPAGEGPDNFQVFSQGRLLAADELPVQRAARGEEVPNFEEEIRFEDGSMRHIFGNATPLRDATGAVVGAVAASVDITERKVAEEALQESERRLQIALEAGRMGAWEWDTGTGHVIWSPGLESLHHLEPGTFGGTLADFKRDIHPADLPLVELEIAKALKTHENYHVIYRVKLPEGSIRWVEAFGQFSLPGTGRAPKLAGVCMDITERKEAESQRSLLVAELSHRVKNTLAIVSSIARQSFSTNPELREARDSFNARIRALAQTHTRLAESSWSGVSLETVLFDELSPYSDASGSNVSLSGPTTMLPPKYALTLGMAAHELATNAAKHGALSVKSGKVAIAWSVDPEERRLHVSWQETGGPPVPEPKENGFGRLLLERVVASDLGGEVRLDFASEGLRCTIDVPHPRKP, via the coding sequence ATGAGCAGCGCGGATATACTGCCCTCGTGCCTGATGGCCGACGCGGGGGTGCTTGCCTCACCAGACTTTCGGACGGCACTGGATGCCCTTCCGGTCGCCGTTTATATGACGGACGCAGACGGATATGTCACCTATTTCAACCGCGCCGCGGTCGACCTTGCCGGGCGGGAACCGACGGTGGGAAAAGACCGCTGGTGCGTGTGTTGGAAGCTGCAGCGGCTTGACGGGACGGCGCTGCCGCACGATCAGTGCCCAATGGCGATAGCGTTGGAGACGGGTCGGCCGATCTGGGGAAAGGAGTTGCTCGCCGTCCGTCCGAACGGGACGACCGCCCTGGTTCTCCCTTATCCGACACCGACCTTCAACGAGGCCGGGGTGCTCTCGGGTGCCGTCAATCTCCTTGTCGACATGACCGAGCGCAGAAGTGCGGAAAACGACTCCCGTTATCTCGCCGCAATCGTCGAATCCTCGGATGACGCCATCGTTGCCAAGGATCTGAACGGCACGATCACAAGTTGGAACCTGGGGGCCGAAAGGCTGTTCGGATACACCGCCGATGAAGTGGTGGGCAAATCGATCACCATTCTCATGCCGCCCGGCTATCAAGACGAAGAGCCGATGATTCTCAGCCGCATCCGCAGCGGCGAGCGCATCGACCATTACGAGACTTTGCGCCGGCGGAAGGACGGGAGCCTCGTCAACATCTCCCTTACGGTTTCGCCCGTGCGCGATGCTGACGGCAGCATCATCGGGGCGTCGAAGATTGCCCGGGACATCACCGGACACAAGCGCGCAACGGAAGCATTGGCGGCGCGCCTGCGCGAACAGGCCTCCCTTTACAGCCTCGCGGAAAGGCAGCAACGGGCGCAGGACATCGAAGAAGTCTACGATGCGTCGCTGGACGCCATCCAGAGTGCCCTCTCCTGCGAGCGCGCGTCCATACTGCTTTTCGACAAGTCCGAGACGATGCGTTTCGTCGCGTGGCGCGGCCTCTCGGATCAATATCGGCAGGCGGTCGACGGGCATTCTCCCTGGGCCGCCGACGAAAAGGATCCGGAGCCGATATACATCGAAGACATTGCCGTGGCTGACATCTCGCAGGAACTGAGACGGGTCGTCGAGGCGGAGGGCATACACGCGCTCGGCTTCATCCCACTCGTCGCCGGAGGGCGGCTCATCGGCAAATTCATGACCTATTACGACCTGCCGCATGCCTTCGCAGACAGTGAAACCAGCGTGGCGATGACCATAGCCCGGCAACTCGGCTTCAGCATCCAGCGCCTCCGCGCCGAAGAGGCGAGGCAACGCGCGGAGGAGCAGTTGCGCCGGAAAGAGGCAATGGAGAGAGAGCGCGCCGCAGAATTGATGGCGATCATGCAGGCAGTGCCCGCTTTGATCTGGATCACCCGCTCGCCGGATTGTACGGAAATCGCCGGCAACCGTGCGGCCTACGACCTCCTGCGGCGGCCTTCCGGCAGCAATTTGTCGCTGTCCGCGCCAGCCGGCGAGGGACCAGACAATTTCCAAGTGTTCTCGCAGGGACGGCTATTGGCAGCCGATGAACTACCCGTTCAAAGGGCTGCGCGGGGCGAAGAGGTCCCCAATTTCGAAGAAGAAATCCGCTTCGAAGACGGTTCGATGCGCCACATTTTTGGAAACGCGACACCGTTGCGCGATGCCACCGGCGCGGTGGTCGGCGCCGTGGCAGCATCGGTGGACATAACCGAACGCAAGGTGGCGGAAGAAGCGCTGCAGGAGAGCGAGCGACGGCTTCAGATCGCACTGGAGGCGGGGCGAATGGGGGCCTGGGAATGGGATACGGGCACCGGCCACGTGATATGGTCGCCCGGCCTGGAGTCCCTTCATCATCTCGAGCCGGGAACCTTCGGCGGAACGCTTGCCGATTTCAAACGGGACATTCATCCGGCCGATCTTCCCCTTGTCGAGTTGGAGATCGCCAAGGCCCTGAAAACCCACGAAAACTATCATGTTATTTACCGGGTCAAACTTCCTGAAGGATCGATCCGATGGGTGGAGGCCTTTGGGCAGTTCTCGCTGCCGGGAACCGGGCGTGCCCCCAAGCTGGCCGGTGTCTGCATGGACATAACCGAGCGCAAGGAGGCAGAATCCCAGCGCAGCCTTCTTGTCGCCGAACTCAGCCATCGGGTGAAGAACACCCTTGCGATCGTCAGTTCGATCGCGCGTCAATCCTTCTCTACAAACCCGGAGCTGCGCGAGGCGCGCGATTCGTTCAATGCACGCATTCGGGCGTTGGCGCAAACACACACCCGTCTTGCCGAATCGAGCTGGTCCGGGGTTTCGCTTGAAACGGTCCTCTTCGACGAACTGTCCCCCTACAGCGACGCGAGCGGGAGCAACGTCTCGCTATCCGGACCAACGACAATGTTGCCGCCCAAGTATGCGCTGACCCTCGGAATGGCCGCGCATGAGCTTGCCACCAATGCGGCCAAGCACGGTGCGCTCTCTGTGAAGAGCGGCAAAGTCGCAATCGCGTGGAGTGTCGACCCAGAAGAGAGACGACTTCATGTCTCGTGGCAGGAGACCGGCGGCCCACCCGTCCCGGAACCGAAAGAAAACGGATTCGGCCGGCTGTTGTTGGAGCGGGTGGTGGCCTCGGATCTTGGCGGTGAAGTGCGGCTTGACTTTGCCTCGGAGGGTCTGAGATGCACCATCGACGTTCCCCATCCCAGGAAGCCCTGA